The DNA segment GGAAAACTAAGCTATCATATTTTAGGATGAAAGAATTAATTTGGGGACCAAGAATTTTTGGATAGAAGCATTGTCCTAAGTTGTAAATCATTGGAAGAGAGAGAGCACTTAGCTGTCAGTATGTGTTGACCATTGTTAACTCTGGCTCTCACAGTAAAGTGTGAAGAACCCATGAAAACTTCCTGACAGATAATGGAACAGAAACATTGGATTCCAGGGCAACATTGGCTCCCACCAAACTCTGGTGGTACCTTTCTAGCTTCTACTCTTACTGTTTCACAATAATGCTATCCAGCTTGTAGAACCTATGCAGTGCATGTTGTTATCTGCACATGTTAAATTCTCTAGCTTTAATATACatcttttatatatacatatatatacatatgtatatttatatatatatatatgtatatatacacacacatacatttaCCAAAAACAAGTTATATACTTTTAACTGTAGCCAAAAAGTTCttgaaatttgttctttcttaatgtGCAAAGCACTCCAAGCAGCTATTTCCCCAATGCCTTTCAGTGGTTTACTTCAGGAGTCCAGAGCATGTCACAAGAACAAAGCCTACCATAAACATGTAGAAGTGCAATCCTTATTCTGGTAACAACAATGACTTCCAGAACATTGATAAAAGACAAACTCGAGTGGTCATCCTTTTTCAGTTCTTGCAACTTTTTCAGCACAACTTCAAATCCTTTTTCACTCATCATGGCATCATCACCTGTTTCAGAAAGATGGCAAATTTGAAGCATGATCAGGAAAAGTGGTGCTGAAAATGGATATTGTTATAAGATGTGCTAATTCAGCAGTAGAAATGTACAAAGATGATAATGCATTACTTCTTCCATAAATTGAGCAGATCTAACATTCTCTCATCACTCGATCAATTCAAGATTTGCACGCAGATCCAACACCATCCACTAGTATTTGTAGGTATGGAAGTTTTAGGAGATTATTGTAAGAGATAAGTGGAATACTAACTATCAAGCAACCAAACTGTGAGCTTGGATCAATGCTATGAAGTGAGATGTAGTGCAGAGTACAATGTACACCAGCTTGTCCAATCCACCTTCAGCATTGTCATTGACTTCCATGTTCACCCCAACTACAAACTAAAGACTTGAAAGCAAAACACAAGCAAGTGAAGGAGAGAAGCGTGACAGGTATGTCTCAAAGAGAAACATTCCTTCTGCAGCTGAAGATTGTGTGTCAAATACAAGCTCTACTGGAGAACGGTGGACAAGATTCTTAGTGTGTGAATTGATGGCAGCAGCATTACTAGGAGAAGAATTAGTCTTTCCTTAAGAAACAGTTACACCAAGGAGTATGAATGCTTTTGGACATGATGACACTAAAGAAATGGAAGTCTAAGCAAGTGTTGCATTCGATATCTAATCAAGATGATTCTGCTCTCACAGAATATGCAAGAAGTAGCTAAACAAGTTGGACAAACATCTCATTACTAACATGCAGTGGAGGATCCCTAAAGAACTTTTAGTCTAAAAAGATCTATTCTTCTATTGATTCTTTGTTCTCACATTAGTAGCAGCTGATTTCACAATCCACAAGTAAGAAGATATTTCAATGCCAAAGAAATGTCAAAAATACATCCCGTAAATCTCATCAAAAGATGGCACAGTGCCAATGTATCTGGTTTCCTTGGCATCATGGCCTAATCAGTGCACTTTAGGAATCTTGAAATGGTTCCTTCAAATCAGAACTTGGAAAACTTACGCTCTGCAAGCTGGCCAGTATCATACAAATCAAAGAACAGTCATGAGATCAACATCAGTAATGCAAAACAGACAAAGAAATTACCCATGCAAGTGCTGAATGAAATTTTCCTCATCGGATAGCAATTGTTGTGACCTTCCTTCTATTCCCAATATGCATTCTTCCAAGTAGTCGATACCAATTGCAGATGATGCTTGCCCACCTGATCGTTTAGAATCATCAACAGCTATGAAAATTCTCATAGTTTCTTTCGAGAAATGCAATGAGATGAGAATTCGTCACAAACATGCAGCAGCCACCAAATGTGGTGCTTGGAGGAACTATGATAGTTTACCTGTGAGGTCCCTTGTGTAATCCGCTGCATATAACTGGGTCAACAAGTCACTTGTTAACATTTCCTATGAGAATAGAAGAAAAATGGTTTACATTAAAACTCCGCACCCAGGATTTTACAAGTTGATCTATCTGCATGCATAATTCTTCTATGATGTCTGTATTcagaattgattcttctataatacCATGCTGCAGGAGTAATGGTATGTAGGTAAAGAAAAAGATTACCTCACAGGATACAGGAACTTGGACTGATCCACGTTGAGATTCTACTGGATTCACTAATGGAGTCTCAAGATTAGTCACATTGATGAGACTGGGCTCGATTGTTGTGCACTGATTTGACAGATCAAATGAGCTCCGAACAGGTGAATCTTGGTTCAGGGGAAGCATTCCTGTTCGGTTGTTCATTGCTATGTTGCCATTCAGACCGAAACCTATACATGTCTGTGAAGTTCGGAAAGGCTGAAGTCCTCCAGACAAATACATGGAGTGGAGATTAAGACCATTCTTCATTGAAAGAATCTGCAACGAAAACAGAAACAAAAGacaatttatcataagcataaaATACAGAAAGAAGGAACTCGTTCAAGCTAACCTGATTTTAAGCTAGTAGAAAAAAAGGGTGTCTTTTATTATGGTAAGGAGTGAGTTTGAAATTTGTCATTGTATACCACAATTTACAAATAATGATTCCCATAATGTGGTCAGCCTTTTGAGTTATTTGATAACCAAAAAGAAGCTTAAGGTTCATTCCGAAGCTTTTTCACGTGGTCTGCAGATAAACTCCCTTCAGAGGCAAGGAAGAACAAATAATGGAACAAATAAGAAATTGGATGATCAGAGGGGCCACTCAAAACCAGAgtccaaatctttagattctgaAATAACTTATCTTCTGGATTTGAAATTGAATGGAGCTCTTAAATTCCATATGTTCTTTGTTTCTGTTGATTCCTTACTCCTAGAACTTTGGCTCTCCGAGGAAACTTGGTTTTATGATAATAACTTCATGAATTCGATGTTGACTAAGGGCAAACCTAAATTTACAACTGTTATTCTTGGATCCCAACCCAACTTAAAATCTTGAGGCACACTAGCTTGGCATCAAGTGATTATGTAAGTATCATCTTAAGGAGGCATGCCTATGTGGGAGAGCAAAGGAATATACCTGACAATTTATAAGTAAATTTCACATATTTCTCATTAATCTATATGTCTCGAGATGTGGAAAAGGATCTACAAGATTTGGGACTAATCCATCCTTGAAAATTTTTTATGGTGTTGGAGGGGCAAGTTTGTTTAGGACTCGGAGTCATCAGAATCTATGAACAAAGACAAAATATGTCCCAAGCAGAACAGTGAACGCGATACCAAAGTGCATATTTGAAGCTCAAAGACAAGATTATTTGTGTGCACTAACCAAACCACAGAACAACAAGACTCACTGCATGCAACCtcaatttttttttcccttaCTTCAAAACTGTCTTATAAATGCTCATCTATccgcaagttaaatttctcatttCATGTGCTTGGATAAGAGTAAGAATTCTCAAAACCTAATTCGAATCATTCACTGTAAACTCATAAGAGTTAAGAGGTTTTCACTCAGAGCATCAAGGGAACAACAACAACAGTGTCCATGCTGCATCCATGATTTGCTAGTTGTAAGTTGCAGAACTATTATGTTTGTTGATTCTTATCTTAAATTTCAGATAATTTTTTCCAAGGATAAAGAGAAACTGTGAGCAGAAGCTAATGTCAAATAAATTTCACATGCACTTGTACAAGATATCACAACATAGGAGGAAAGAACTTACACATAGATTGGTAAAGATCATCTAACATTTACAGATAGAAGAACCTGACAGCATTTACTGACCTGCACTTGGAGCTGTAATTGTTTGAGATACTCAATAGCCTCATCAAGCATGGAAGCCTTATCTGTCTGCTCAAAAGCACAACATGTCCAAAGTAAAGAAGACAAGAAAAGAACACAATGAGCCAGAAAATTCAGTAAAGCCAATAAACTTTTGTTCGGTGGCACCTTATTTGAGTTGGGAATCAGATTTTGCAGTGCCCTCATCTTCTCATTGATTctactcctcctcctctgcttccAAAAGATCGCACCACAGAACCATAAATCTGACAGTGAGTGTCCAACAAAACCAATCGAACACATAGAAGATGATGAAAGGGTTAAAAAGAAGACCTTTTCAGACATGTTGTGAACCTCTGCAGCCCTGCTCCTCTTGGAGCCGGAGCTCCGTGCCGGAACCGGCTTTGTGTGCTCCTCCGGCACCTCCACACTCTCCTGCAAACCACCACTACAAGCCATCAATTGACCCACAGCCCAGTGAATCAAGTGAAACCAGCTCAGAACATGAATCAGGCAACCACCTCACTCTCACATTCAAAAGAGTCAAAATCATGATCCAGTGACTTGCTTCCACCaccactaccaccaccaccaccaccagaaaTGGGGTAGCAAGAAGAAGTCAACATCTGCTCAGCCTTCCAAGACGAAGCTCCAACTGCACAACTAGAAGAAAAACAGGAGATTCTCCCTTGACCACCTTGGCAAGAAAAAGAGCTGCTGCTGTCAAAGCACACTGCCACGATCATCCGTCACTGATCACATCCGCCTGAAGAGAAAAGAAGTGCAGCATAAGTCTACCCTCTCCGTCGACTGATTCCTCTAAGCTTCAGCGGGTCAGTGCACTCATCACCCTAACACCACAGGTTTAAGGCTGCAGGCCTTTAGGTGTTGCTTGTATGGGTTTGCGTGCATGTATTCTCTGCATCTTCGGTCTAGAAGGGTGAAGGTACACAGTCATGTATTCTCTGCACCATGACTGTGTTCTCTCAAGAACTCGAGAGAGATAGACTGACGCGATGGGTCTTGTATGTTTCCAACAATCCACGGAACTGCTACTGATGTGAGAGATGGCATCATCACCATCACTTCTTCCCTGTCTCTCTATTTTGTCGAGGAGAGCGACGGAACAGACCAACCCATCGTGTCATTTAATgtctcctgctttaattgtttcttgAGCTAAATCAGACAGAAGAAGCAATCAATGTTTGGATCCGACTGATAACTCTACCTTAATCTTCTTTTAGATTTATAGACTTGCTGCTAAAAATCACTATAAGAGTGCAAAGATTTCTTAGATTTATTTTCCTGTTGGCATATTAAATGTAATCTCTCATCAAACGTTGCCTTAGTTTTTCTTAGTAGTGCAAGTGTCTCCATTGTTCTTGCTCACCTACATCACCATCACTCCATCTTTGCTTTTCTCTTTCCCGACTCCTGGTTTACTGGATGCTTCTGAATCCTCTCGTCTGTTTCAAGGTGGTGACCTTTCTCACAGCGTATAGTTGCTCGTTCGGATGGAGCTGTAAAAGCATCCACGTTCCCTTCTTACACTCTGAATCATCATTCTACCTTTCCACAGGACAaaacccttatgatttcccacacTGTTCATCCCCAGTCGCAGAGACGATTGATGATTCTCAATATTGACTTCAAAAGTAAATTAGATGATTCTCAATATTGACAATATTACTCTCTCGTAAAAGGGAGATAAATTTGTTCATGTGCATCTCCTTTAGTATTTTCATCTACTTTTAAGATCTCTAAATCAAAGAGAAAATAACATTAATACATagcttttaaaattttattaaaaatcatcaaaattgtaTTCGAAAACCTAAGGTTCCAAGTCTTGAGGTAAAAGATAAACGTCTTGATTATGAACCATGGATACGGGTTTAGAAATGATCTAATAGATGTAGACATAAGCAGGTCGTTCCATCGCACTCGACTCAAAACCTAATCATTCTCATTTAATGCAAGTGAGCTTGATTCAACTTACTCTTACTCGACCTCCCCTTATTATATGTCTAAAGAAAACCTCAATTGAGAGTTTAGATATTAAACTCATATTTGGATCCACTATCCCTTTCCATATCTATCACTCTCTTTGTCCTAGGTTCTAATTTGGAAGTGGAGCAGTACAAGACTAACATTAACCTGCCATCCTCTAGTTCTATTATTGCTAACACATCTCAAGACAATAGGTTGAAGACTTTAGAGGTTTTGCACGATAATGAGAAAAGAAATTGTCTCTACTTGGCCCACTCTTTTTACCTTTACTCCAACCATTCTCTCCCCCGTCCTTAGAATGGCTTGGCAGCAAAAGGGGGTTTGGTTGACAATGGTTTATTACCACCCATCCCTAATACCATTGGACTCACTTTTCACAATGAGGACTCAAGCCTAAGCAAAGGTATTTTCTTGTACAATTTGAGAAACCTTCTCTCCTCTTCTTAGTATTCTCGATCCAATCTATTATCCTccttaagttcaaaatccttagaGACAGGCAAGTCTTCACTCAAACCAATGGATAAGGAGTTTTGTCTCCTCCTCCAAAGCTCCCACTTAGAGTAAGGTATCCTCTTCATTTGAAGCCCTCGTAGAGAATATGTTTACGGCTTTACAACATATAGTAATAGAAAACAACactaaagaagagagagaaatacTTCATGAAAATTTTGATCGTAAATGGAATCTCCTGCTCTGCAATGACATACTCAAAGCATGAAAGAGACTTTCTCGAGAGAATCTTTTACCTCATCTCTTTActataaaacataaacataagaaaaaatatattatgtgaTCAACCTTTTACTCGAACCTAGGGAGTAATAATAACCGTTGAACTATTATTAAGATATGTCTTTAAATTTTATCCTAGAACTATAGAGGTGCAATCAAAAGAGAAGTCAAAGAAATATTTTTGTTAGTCCAATTAAAACATGTAATATAAATCTATTTATTCTTTTGAAAACTCATATTTATGAGTAACATTTCTCTTTTTGCTTGCATGAGTACGAGGAGAGCTTGGTCTAGTACTTTTGTAAAAATTGATAGAGGGGGCATCCTAGTGGTATGGAAGACTTATAACATTCAAGCTATCCTCATTCATAAAAACAAGCAAACAATTAACTtaacaataaaaaagaaagatatgaCTTCTCTTAGCAATCTATGCAAGCATAAAGTCTTCGGTTTGTAACtttctctcaaatttattttAGCTTTAGAAATGTTATCAATTATGTGACTTTTGTATAGTGACATGAATACCATTTTATCTACTCAAGAAAAATTTGGAAGTCATCCTTTTTATATTTTCTCAATCGATTTTATAGTGTCAATGTTTTATTTTCAATTATAATCTTTTGGATGCTAGTCTTACTAATCCAAAGTTTACCTAATGAAACAATCATTTTAGCCCTTACCGCGTTTATGCTAGGCTTGATCGAGTACTGGTTAATTTTAATTAAGTTTTGACTtatgataatattttgatttttcatcttcCTAGAGCAGGCTTTAATCACTTCCCCTTATTAGCACAATTATCTTATATTTTTAAGTCATCTAGGAACTatgataatattaaatttgaattttACTAGCTTTTTAATAAAGATTTCAACTCCTTTGTCTTAGGCTAAGATTCAATGTGAGAGTCTCAATAATAACCTCCTTTATAAGAACCTCCTTGACATATTTTCTAAAATCTTTCTTTGGATCAAATCTAATGGTCAGTTTGGAGAACGAAATTAAAACCATCATACTTGACCTCATTACTTTAGAAAAGGACACTTTTGGCATCCTCTCCAGCTTAGATTTCATCAACATCTAGTATCTTTCTAACAAGTTGATTGTCCTCAATAGACAATTCTATCTAAAATGATAGTCTAGATCCAAAGCCTAATATATTAGAGAGAgacaaaaatactaaataatttcAATGACTATGCACCATcagaaaactaaaaaaataaactCACTATCATAGTATTCAAATTCCCTAAATAGTCAGGATACTACTTTCCTCCTCCTATTATTCTCTAACTAGTATTCAAACTTTTAGACTTCCATGACTAAAATCATTGCCCAACCCTCCCTACTCTTTCCAACATAGTTCATTGCACCCTTACCCAACCTTTTTTCCTATCAAAAATTAGGTTAgctttttttgtaaataatttctaaTCAAAGCCCGGATGGTcagaatataaaattttataaaggaAGACTTAAAAGATGGATCTACTATCATCCTTCACCCAATTTCACTTTCATTTCTCTATTCCAAATAGTTGAGGTAATACTCTTATAGTCTTCATTCATAAATCTTCAAATGCATCCTATATCTAGGACTTTAGACTATAATGCTTTATAATATCATTTATAAAAttcttactaatttttttttatttatattgatagTTATCTTCACCAACTTATAGgttaaaaaaattgatctttaTAAAACGACGTAGCATATAGGGTAATATCTTTAATGCTACTAAGTTAGTCCACTCTAAATTATTGTCCAAGTGTAAAATCTCACATATTCTTCTAAAATTAAACCTAGAAGGTATTTGATTCTATTTTTTGGGAGATCGTTAGGAATACTCTTCCTTTAAAGAACTTTCCTTCTAAATTcattgattaaaatattatttatatattcttCCCTACTTTTATCTTTTTAATCTATGACAAGAGATTCTAAAAGTGTAAGAATCAACTTGGAATTAGATAAGGGGACCCCTCTCTCCTTATCTCTTTATCATTATTCAATTGCTCTCTTTTCTTTAATCTCTAAAGTTATCCATAATAAGCAAATCTCTCTATTTAACTCTCTATTTAATATCTTAGGAACCAAAGTTTCTTATCTTATGTTTACTAATGATATGATTCCTTCCTTTAAAACCAACTCTAAATCATACTACTAAGTTCTCAAGATCTTGAAAACTTATGAAAGACTCACCTTTCTTAATGTTAATATTGTTAAAACAAATGCTTACTTCTCTCCTTATAAGCTCATGATCACATATGGGCATCAAAGAAGGTAGCTAATTTTACAAATACCTTGGGACATTCTTGTCCAATGATAGACTCCATAATAGATTCTGAAACTCTACAAGACGCTTAGAAAGATTCAAGCTGGCATAAGAGTCTTCTTTCTCAAGATTGAAAATTTGTCCTCGTAAACTCTATAATTAGTTCTCTTTTAACTTATATATTACTTAGTTTTTGGATTTCAAACAAGTTGAatactaaaattttaaaattttctcaagATTTTTTTTAGAATGATAGGCATAGACATAACAAAATATACTTGATTAGTTGATTTAACATGACTTTTTCAAATGAGTTAAGGGATTTGAGAATTAGAAATTttgtaatgataaaaaatatctcTCCTATGTTCAAATCTATCTTAAATAtgattattaatattaataatgattttaGAAAACTCGTAGTAATGGTCAATCCACTAAGGTTTAGGAAGATCCAAAAAATGACCCTTATAAATAATAGTCCAAATTTATAGGGGTGAATGAAATAAGGAGATATTCTTTTGTGTCTGATATTATCTCAAATGACTAATGAAATTTTAGTGCTTGAATCTTTATTTCACCCCTCATGAAACATATTTAAGCGATACATCCTTCTTTTCACTCTCATGATGATTTATGAGTTTGGAATTATACCCTTTCGGATAGAATAATTATTATCGATGCTTATAAACACTTGAATAGATTCTACAGTAACAATGTTCctaaaaaagaaagataaaaaagtGATATAGATACTTAAAGGTTGCTCccaagataaaattatttttttgaaagtTTTCCTCGATTCGATTTCCTaccataaattatatttttaatattctatactattaataaaattatatttgttaTTTGCATCTAGATTCTTCCACTCATATTCTCTTTGAATACACTCTTGCCTAACCCTTTTGGGAATCTTTCCAGCATCTCATCAACTTTTAATTCTAATTCTTCCTAAGTTGGCTTCGAGGGGAATAGATCGAACAAGGTGCATCACTAGATAAACCATCACATGATGACAAGCTTCCTTCCTAACATGATGTGATTGTCATAGTTCGTCACATCCTTAGATCTTCTAACATTAAAAGGTAAGTACTACTAAGAACGTTATGATAAACTATCAAGATCTTTATCGATTAAATTAGTTGATACATTCAATAATCTTTAAGTTTTATTTTCAAagcatcatttttttttcataaatcaagAATAAAATCATGAATTGAGTAAAaacttttattttgatataaCACATATATTCCTTTAAAAATGAATTAACACTCCTATTAACTATTAGTTATGGCTATGAATAACAATAAATATTGTAGTAgaagagtatttaaatttttattttttttaatcttcattCTCTATCTCTTATTTTACCATTAACATTTTCCTAACTTTCTCAATATTCTCATCATAAAATATAAGTATcttaatttaataattaaaatattataattttgttagattttgaataaaaaatattttttaaagagattatattttaggtatttaaaaaaaaatcagggGCTTTCCTAGAAAATCAcccttttaaattatcaaaaataatttttatttcgagtgatcttccaattttgtcacTACCTTTGATCATCGATCCTTCGCcagtctttttattttttttttctttttttgaattaaaaaaagCAAGGAAAGTTAATACGagtctaaaaaaaaaatcttcttaaTCCTTGCCCGGACCCACACGTGTTGGGCCCATGGGACCACGTCACCCTGGCTAATTTTTTCGAGCCGATTCGGCCATTCTCTGCATCGTCATAAACGTCGGGCTTCGTTTTCCCACGTGCTAGTCCGAAGGGCTTCGAGACCTTCCGATCGCAAGCTCACGTTAATCGACGGTCTAGATAAGGCTAGATAATTTCGATTAAAATCGCAATTGG comes from the Musa acuminata AAA Group cultivar baxijiao chromosome BXJ1-10, Cavendish_Baxijiao_AAA, whole genome shotgun sequence genome and includes:
- the LOC135582519 gene encoding transcription factor SPATULA-like isoform X2 encodes the protein MIVAVCFDSSSSFSCQGGQGRISCFSSSCAVGASSWKAEQMLTSSCYPISGGGGGGSGGGSKSLDHDFDSFECESEESVEVPEEHTKPVPARSSGSKRSRAAEVHNMSEKRRRSRINEKMRALQNLIPNSNKTDKASMLDEAIEYLKQLQLQVQILSMKNGLNLHSMYLSGGLQPFRTSQTCIGFGLNGNIAMNNRTGMLPLNQDSPVRSSFDLSNQCTTIEPSLINVTNLETPLVNPVESQRGSVQVPVSCEEMLTSDLLTQLYAADYTRDLTGGQASSAIGIDYLEECILGIEGRSQQLLSDEENFIQHLHG
- the LOC135582519 gene encoding transcription factor SPATULA-like isoform X1 produces the protein MIVAVCFDSSSSFSCQGGQGRISCFSSSCAVGASSWKAEQMLTSSCYPISGGGGGGSGGGSKSLDHDFDSFECESEESVEVPEEHTKPVPARSSGSKRSRAAEVHNMSEKRRRSRINEKMRALQNLIPNSNKTDKASMLDEAIEYLKQLQLQVQILSMKNGLNLHSMYLSGGLQPFRTSQTCIGFGLNGNIAMNNRTGMLPLNQDSPVRSSFDLSNQCTTIEPSLINVTNLETPLVNPVESQRGSVQVPVSCEEMLTSDLLTQLYAADYTRDLTGGQASSAIGIDYLEECILGIEGRSQQLLSDEENFIQHLHGLQSVSFPSSDLKEPFQDS